The Eptesicus fuscus isolate TK198812 chromosome 17, DD_ASM_mEF_20220401, whole genome shotgun sequence genome has a window encoding:
- the ZNF503 gene encoding zinc finger protein 503: protein MSTAPSLSALRSSKQSGGGGGGGGADPAWTSALSGNSCGPGPGSSPAGSTKPFVHAVPPSDPLRQANRLPIKVLKMLTARTGHILHPEYLQPLPSTPVSPIELDAKKSPLALLAQTCSQIGKPDPSPSSKLSSVASNGGGAGGAGGAGSDKDGKSGPLKLSDIGVEDKSSFKPYSKPGSDKKEPGGGGGGGGGGGGGGGGGVSAEKSGFRVPSATCQPFTPRTGSPSSSASACSPGGMLPSAGGGPEGKDDKKDPDAGGGGGGGKGAGGASAEGAPTGLAHGRISCGGGINVDVNQHPDGGPGGKALGSDCGGSSGSSSGTGPSAPTSSSVLGSGLVAPVSPYKPGQTVFPLPPAGMTYPGSLAGAYAGYPPQFLPHGVALDPTKPGSLVGAQLAAAAAGSLGCSKPAGSSPLAGASPPSVMTASLCRDPYCLSYHCASHLAGAAAASASCAHDPAAAAAALKSGYPLVYPTHPLHGVHSSLTAAAAAGATPPSLAGHPLYPYGFMLPNDPLPHICNWVSANGPCDKRFATSEELLSHLRTHTAFPGTDKLLSGYPSSSSLASAAAAAMACHMHIPTSGAPGSPGTLALRSPHHALGLSSRYHPYSKSPLPTPGAPVPVPAATGPYYSPYALYGQRLTTASALGYQ, encoded by the exons ATGAGCACAGCGCCCTCGCTTTCTGCCCTAAGAAGCAGTAAGcaaagcggcggcggcggcggcggcggcggtgcggACCCTGCCTGGACCAGCGCGCTCTCTGGAAATAGCTGCGGCCCCGGCCCAGGCTCGTCCCCGGCCGGCAGCACCAAGCCTTTTGTGCACGCCGTGCCCCCTTCTGACCCTCTCCGCCAGGCTAACCGACTGCCCATCAAGGTGCTGAAGATGCTGACCGCACGGACTGGCCACATTTTGCACCCCGAGTACCTGCAGCCCCTGCCTTCCACTCCCGTCAGCCCCATCGAG CTCGATGCTAAGAAGAGCCCGCTGGCCCTGTTGGCGCAAACCTGCTCGCAGATCGGGAAGCCCGACCCCTCGCCCTCCTCCAAACTCTCCTCGGTCGCCTCCAATGGGGGCGGCGCGGGCGGTGCCGGCGGCGCCGGGAGCGACAAGGACGGAAAGTCGGGGCCCCTCAAGCTGAGTGACATCGGCGTGGAGGACAAATCGAGTTTCAAGCCGTACTCCAAACCCGGCTCGGATAAGAAGGagccgggaggcggcggcggcggaggcggcggcggcgggggtggCGGCGGTGGGGGGGTTTCGGCGGAGAAGTCCGGATTCCGAGTACCGAGCGCCACCTGCCAGCCATTCACGCCCAGGACAGGCAGCCCAAGCTCCAGCGCCTCGGCCTGCTCGCCGGGAGGCATGTTGCCTTCGGCCGGGGGCGGCCCGGAGGGCAAGGACGACAAGAAGGACCCCGACGCAGGTGGCGGCGGTGGAGGCGGCAAGGGCGCTGGGGGTGCCTCGGCCGAAGGGGCGCCCACCGGGCTGGCACACGGCCGGATTAGCTGCGGCGGCGGGATTAACGTGGACGTGAACCAGCACCCAGACGGGGGCCCCGGGGGCAAGGCTCTAGGCTCGGACTGTGGCGGTTCGTCGGGCTCCAGCTCCGGCACGGGCCCCAGCGCGCCCACCTCCTCCTcggtgctgggctctgggctggtGGCTCCAGTGTCGCCCTACAAGCCGGGCCAGACAGTGTTCCCGCTGCCTCCCGCGGGCATGACCTACCCGGGCAGCCTGGCGGGGGCCTACGCCGGCTACCCGCCCCAGTTCCTGCCACACGGCGTGGCCCTCGACCCCACCAAGCCCGGCAGCCTGGTGGGGGCGCAgctggcggcggccgcggcgggctCTCTGGGCTGCAGTAAGCCGGCCGGCTCGAGCCCCCTGGCCGGGGCGTCGCCGCCTTCCGTGATGACAGCCAGTTTGTGCCGGGACCCGTACTGCCTCAGTTACCACTGCGCCAGCCAcctggcgggggcggcggcggccagCGCTTCGTGCGCCCACGACccggccgctgccgccgcggcgctCAAGTCCGGATACCCGCTGGTGTACCCCACGCACCCGCTGCACGGCGTGCACTCGTCGCTAACGGCCGCGGCCGCTGCCGGGGCCACGccgccctccctggccggccaccCCCTCTATCCTTACGGCTTCATGCTCCCTAACGATCCACTCCCCCACATCTGCAACTGGGTGTCGGCGAACGGGCCGTGCGACAAGCGCTTCGCCACGTCCGAAGAGCTGCTGAGCCACTTGCGGACCCACACGGCCTTCCCCGGGACAGACAAACTGCTGTCGGGCTACCCCAGCTCGTCCTCCCTGGCCAGCGCCGCAGCGGCGGCCATGGCTTGCCACATGCACATCCCCACGTCGGGCGCTCCGGGAAGCCCGGGGACGCTGGCGCTGCGCAGCCCCCACCACGCGCTGGGACTCAGCAGCCGCTACCACCCCTACTCCAAGagcccgctccccacccccggtGCTCCCGTGCCGGTGCCCGCGGCCACCGGACCCTACTACTCCCCCTACGCCCTCTACGGACAGAGACTGACCACGGCCTCGGCGCTGGGCTATCAGTGA